In one Culex quinquefasciatus strain JHB chromosome 2, VPISU_Cqui_1.0_pri_paternal, whole genome shotgun sequence genomic region, the following are encoded:
- the LOC6036108 gene encoding J domain-containing protein CG6693 isoform X2: MPSTLDLCEKLYGTRDVYALFEVDKKAKESEIKKAYYKLSLKVHPDRVKEEDKQEATEKFKVLSKIHSVLSDAPKRALYDEKGIIDDDDEESLGANWLAMWQQFFKPITTEDISNFEKEYTGSELERNDIRKAYLGGKGCLNHMLNSVPFMNCEDEPRIAVIVKEMIAAGEVPEYKIFTEEPKAKRDRRHKKYAKEAREAAAIKEKLEKKENEKRQSASGATSLEQQIALRQADRQAGFASLLDKLAQKYGDGDDDEEAFDLEQYVAKKKSKAKGTPQGKKKQQGATGGKGIKLSNS; encoded by the exons ATGCCATCGACGCTGGACCTGTGCGAGAAGCTTTACGGCACCCGGGACGTTTACGCCCTGTTTGAGGTGGACAAAAAGGCCAAGGAGAGTGAGA TCAAGAAGGCGTACTATAAGCTCTCGCTGAAGGTCCACCCGGATCGGGTCAAGGAAGAGGACAAACAGGAAGCGACGGAAAAGTTTAAGGTTCTGAGCAAAATTCACTCCGTTCTGTCGGATGCTCCGAAGCGGGCCCTGTACGACGAGAAGGGCATCAttgacgacgacgatgaggaATCGCTCGGAGCGAACTGGCTGGCCATGTGGCAACAGTTCTTCAAGCCGATCACCACCGAGGACATCTCAAACTTCGAGAAGGAGTACACCGGTTCGGAGCTGGAACGGAACGACATCCGGAAGGCGTACCTGGGCGGCAAGGGCTGCTTGAACCACATGCTGAACAGCGTCCCGTTCATGAACTGCGAGGACGAACCGCGGATTGCCGTGATCGTGAAGGAGATGATCGCCGCCGGGGAAGTCCCCGAGTACAAAATCTTCACCGAAGAACCCAAAGCCAAGCGAGACCGGCGGCACAAAAAGTACGCCAAGGAAGCGCGGGAAGCCGCGGCCATCAAGGAGAAGCTCGAGAAGAAGGAGAACGAAAAGCGACAGTCGGCGTCCGGCGCCACCTCGTTGGAGCAGCAGATTGCCCTGCGGCAGGCGGATCGACAGGCCGGATTTGCCTCGCTGCTGGACAAACTGGCGCAAAAGTACGGCGACGGGGACGACGACGAGGAAGCGTTCGACCTGGAGCAGTACGTGGCCAAAAAGAAGTCCAAGGCGAAGGGAACGCCCCAGGGCAAGAAGAAGCAGCAGGGAGCGACCGGCGGCAAAGGG ATTAAATTGAGCAACTCATGA
- the LOC6036108 gene encoding J domain-containing protein CG6693 isoform X1: MPSTLDLCEKLYGTRDVYALFEVDKKAKESEIKKAYYKLSLKVHPDRVKEEDKQEATEKFKVLSKIHSVLSDAPKRALYDEKGIIDDDDEESLGANWLAMWQQFFKPITTEDISNFEKEYTGSELERNDIRKAYLGGKGCLNHMLNSVPFMNCEDEPRIAVIVKEMIAAGEVPEYKIFTEEPKAKRDRRHKKYAKEAREAAAIKEKLEKKENEKRQSASGATSLEQQIALRQADRQAGFASLLDKLAQKYGDGDDDEEAFDLEQYVAKKKSKAKGTPQGKKKQQGATGGKGVKEGRVSKKSL; the protein is encoded by the exons ATGCCATCGACGCTGGACCTGTGCGAGAAGCTTTACGGCACCCGGGACGTTTACGCCCTGTTTGAGGTGGACAAAAAGGCCAAGGAGAGTGAGA TCAAGAAGGCGTACTATAAGCTCTCGCTGAAGGTCCACCCGGATCGGGTCAAGGAAGAGGACAAACAGGAAGCGACGGAAAAGTTTAAGGTTCTGAGCAAAATTCACTCCGTTCTGTCGGATGCTCCGAAGCGGGCCCTGTACGACGAGAAGGGCATCAttgacgacgacgatgaggaATCGCTCGGAGCGAACTGGCTGGCCATGTGGCAACAGTTCTTCAAGCCGATCACCACCGAGGACATCTCAAACTTCGAGAAGGAGTACACCGGTTCGGAGCTGGAACGGAACGACATCCGGAAGGCGTACCTGGGCGGCAAGGGCTGCTTGAACCACATGCTGAACAGCGTCCCGTTCATGAACTGCGAGGACGAACCGCGGATTGCCGTGATCGTGAAGGAGATGATCGCCGCCGGGGAAGTCCCCGAGTACAAAATCTTCACCGAAGAACCCAAAGCCAAGCGAGACCGGCGGCACAAAAAGTACGCCAAGGAAGCGCGGGAAGCCGCGGCCATCAAGGAGAAGCTCGAGAAGAAGGAGAACGAAAAGCGACAGTCGGCGTCCGGCGCCACCTCGTTGGAGCAGCAGATTGCCCTGCGGCAGGCGGATCGACAGGCCGGATTTGCCTCGCTGCTGGACAAACTGGCGCAAAAGTACGGCGACGGGGACGACGACGAGGAAGCGTTCGACCTGGAGCAGTACGTGGCCAAAAAGAAGTCCAAGGCGAAGGGAACGCCCCAGGGCAAGAAGAAGCAGCAGGGAGCGACCGGCGGCAAAGGGGTAAAGGAGGGGCGGGTCTCGAAGAAGAGTCTCTAA